In the Larus michahellis chromosome 6, bLarMic1.1, whole genome shotgun sequence genome, one interval contains:
- the TM4SF19 gene encoding transmembrane 4 L6 family member 19 isoform X2, with protein MGSGWGRRGAKGSPFLSSSSSPSHAGRPCAWGSAAASWVPACWRWARSLWQPTSSCSSPVGHPSTWRRGTSANTPSSCRVSGEAASLCCWQRPTSRRWGGDALAALTAAPVATTENYVHNRTWSICLEPAGIVAWNAVLFSLLLLISAAEMVLASLQILNGCLGCLCGFCEGK; from the exons ATGGGCTCGGGGTGGGGGCGTCGTGGGGCCAAAGGCagccccttcctctcctcctcttcctccccatcccacGCAGGGCGGCCATGTGCGTGGGGAAGTGCAGCCGCATCGTGGGTCCCTGCCTGCTGGCGCTGGGCACGCTCTCTATGGCAGCCAAcatcctcctgctcttccccGGTGGGGCATCCAAGTACCTGGCGGAGGGGCACATCAGCAAACACGCCAAGCTCATGCCGGGTGTCTGGGGAGGCGGCATCACT gtgctgctggcagcggccCACATCACGGCGGTGGGGTGGCGATGCGCTGGCTGCTCTGACTGCGGCACCCGTTGCAAC GACAGAGAACTACGTGCACAATCGCACCTGGAGCATCTGCCTGGAGCCAGCAGGCATCGTGGCCTGGAACGCcgtcctcttctccctcctgctgctcatCAGCGCCGCTGAGATGGTGCTGGCCTCCCTCCAGATCCTCAACGGCTGCCTCGGCTGCCTCTGCGGCTTTTGCGAGGGGAAGTAG
- the NEU4 gene encoding sialidase-4, whose product MGSRHFPARTVLFEKESNGVTYRVPALLYLPCVAKLLAFAEERLSADDAHANLLVLRRGTVYGSYVEWEDMRVLETATLQHHRSMNPCPLYDEFTGTLFLFFITVLGRTPEAYQIVTGQNVTRLCCVTSTDQGLSWSTATDLTQQVIGGAIKDWATFALGPGHGIQLRSGRLLVPAYSYHIDCKECFGQLCKTTPHSFAFYSDDHGQRWRFGEFIPNLQTGECQLVSVDEEDGSNVLYCNARSPLGFRVQALSTDDGAVFHRGQLVQRLVEPPHGCHGSVVGFPAPFVYVPAAPWDSVLSLRGSARRLLPRMLPGLRSVSTLQAASDELPAVATSSHHEPAEPKEGCLTPGRLSHARSGTLVQGDPAAPTNPVPFFQAPTWVLYSHPTSSMSRVNMGVHLSTFPRNVESWTEPWVIYEGPSAYSDLAYMELPYNEATISGGPAIAFACLYENGTRSPYEQISFSMFTLHDVLQNIPLTATVSRQDSGPRHRRKWGRSSCFIS is encoded by the exons ATGGGCTCCCGGCATTTCCCTGCCCGGACCGTGCTCTTCGAGAAGGAGTCCAATGGTGTCACCTACCGCGTGCCCGCCCTGCTTTACCTGCCCTGCGTGGCCAAGCTGCTGGCTTTCGCGGAGGAGCGGCTGAGCGCTGACGATGCCCACGCCAACCTGCTGGTGCTGCGCCGTGGCACCGTCTACGGGAGCTACGTGGAG TGGGAAGACATGCGTGTGCTGGAGACAGCAACGCTGCAGCACCACCGGTCGATGAACCCCTGCCCGCTCTACGATGAGTTCACCGGCaccctcttccttttcttcatcaCGGTCTTGGGCAGAACTCCTGAAGCCTACCAGATCGTCACTGGCCAAAACGTCACCCGCCTCTGCTGCGTCACCAGCACCGACCAGGGCCTGAGCTGGAGCACGGCCACAGACCTGACGCAGCAGGTCATTGGCGGGGCCATCAAAG ACTGGGCGACGTTCGCGCTGGGCCCCGGGCACGGGATCCAGCTGCGGTCCGGGCGGCTGCTGGTGCCCGCCTACAGCTACCACATCGACTGCAAGGAGTGCTTCGGGCAGCTCTGCAAAACCACCCCTCACTCCTTCGCCTTCTACAGCGACGACCACGGCCAGCGCTGGCGCTTCGGGGAGTTCATTCCCAACCTGCAGACGGGCGAGTGCCAGCTGGTCTCAGTGGACGAGGAGGATGGCTCCAACGTCCTCTACTGCAACGCACGCAGTCCCTTGGGCTTCAGGGTCCAGGCGCTGAGCACGGACGATGGGGCTGTTTTCCACAGGGGGCAGCTGGTCCAGCGGTTGGTTGAGCCCCCCCATGGCTGTCACGGCAGCGTTGTTGGCTTCCCCGCACCATTCGTGTatgtccctgctgccccctggGACTCTGTGCTGTCCCTCCGGGGCTCAGCTCGCCGGCTGCTCCCTAGGATGCTGCCAGGGCTTCGGTCCGTGTCCACCTTGCAGGCAGCCAGTGATGAGCTGCCTGCagtggccaccagcagccaccacGAGCCAGCTGAGCCCAAAGAGGGCTGTCTTACCCCGGGGCGTCTCAGCCATGCCCGCAGTGGCACCCTGGTCCAAGGGGATCCTGCAGCACCCACTAACCCCGTTCCCTTCTTCCAAGCACCGACATGGGTCCTCTACTCCCACCCCACCAGCTCCATGTCACGGGTCAACATGGGGGTTCACCTGAGCACCTTCCCCAGGAACGTGGAGAGCTGGACCGAGCCGTGGGTCATCTATGAGGGCCCAAGTGCTTACTCAGACCTGGCTTACATGGAGCTGCCCTACAACGAGGCCACCATCTCTGGTGGCCCAGCCATCGCTTTTGCCTGCCTCTACGAGAACGGGACACGGTCACCCTACGAGCAGATCTCTTTTAGCATGTTCACACTGCACGATGTGCTCCAGAACATCCCCCTGACAGCCACTGTGTCCCGGCAGGACAGCGGCCCCCGACACCGCAGAAAGTGGGGGCGAAGTAGCTGCTTCATCTCCTAG
- the TM4SF19 gene encoding transmembrane 4 L6 family member 19 isoform X1 — MCVGKCSRIVGPCLLALGTLSMAANILLLFPGGASKYLAEGHISKHAKLMPGVWGGGITVLLAAAHITAVGWRCAGCSDCGTRCNAFISAVLSKLALLGAAACFVLSGVGLTNGPLCFYNASEHGTLWGYPFLDARTENYVHNRTWSICLEPAGIVAWNAVLFSLLLLISAAEMVLASLQILNGCLGCLCGFCEGK; from the exons ATGTGCGTGGGGAAGTGCAGCCGCATCGTGGGTCCCTGCCTGCTGGCGCTGGGCACGCTCTCTATGGCAGCCAAcatcctcctgctcttccccGGTGGGGCATCCAAGTACCTGGCGGAGGGGCACATCAGCAAACACGCCAAGCTCATGCCGGGTGTCTGGGGAGGCGGCATCACT gtgctgctggcagcggccCACATCACGGCGGTGGGGTGGCGATGCGCTGGCTGCTCTGACTGCGGCACCCGTTGCAAC GCTTTCATCTCTGCTGTGCTCTCCAAGCTGGCGCTCCTGGGCGCAGCCGCCTGCTTCGTCCTTTCTGGGGTGGGTTTGACCAACGGACCCCTCTGCTTCTACAACGCCTCTGAGCATGGCACCCTCTGGGGCTACCCCTTCCTGGATGCCAG GACAGAGAACTACGTGCACAATCGCACCTGGAGCATCTGCCTGGAGCCAGCAGGCATCGTGGCCTGGAACGCcgtcctcttctccctcctgctgctcatCAGCGCCGCTGAGATGGTGCTGGCCTCCCTCCAGATCCTCAACGGCTGCCTCGGCTGCCTCTGCGGCTTTTGCGAGGGGAAGTAG